The Terriglobales bacterium genome includes a region encoding these proteins:
- the asnB gene encoding asparagine synthase (glutamine-hydrolyzing) produces MCGIAGIVGAQHDYLADAADVRRMCGTIVHRGPDDEGIYVSGRVGLGMRRLSIIDLSTGHQPIHNEDRTIWVVFNGEIYNFPELRPQLEARGHRFYTNSDTEVIVHLYEDYGADCVHSLRGMFAFALWDEKQQRLLLARDRFGKKPLHYGLSEGRLLFGSEIKALLAGAPELVDLNPQGLLNFFYFGYIPDPLTAFTQIQKLPPGHLLEFADGEIRVRQYWNLPAYGTYEPKSEEQCLEELEHRLNEAVRIRLMSDVPLGALLSGGVDSSTVVAMMARASSRRVKTFSIGFSSQDFNEADHARTVARHFDTEHHELFVEPNIEQTLNELTRLLEEPFGDSSIVPTYHVCRMARQHVTVALAGDGGDELFAGYDRYESYLRRRRLGVFPPGMGRWYRNRIHPLVPTGWLGRRFLFNLSLPLRDRYLDEVSLLPACVRERSLFTEDFMDWADTQVSPYDRFRHYLEERPASDPQSEVLYLDAKTYLPADILTKVDRMSMATSLEVRAPLLDHCFAEWAAQLSPRWKIRLGQSKYILKKLAERLGVPRDVLYRRKQGFSMPLVHWFRQKHQPGLMDILLEPKTLQRGYFNGNEIKRRLLEHRQGIRDRSWELWHLLIFELWHRNFLEPATQTSATAAVWNNQHLEQKQLQTPVLTHCSTTPAATAH; encoded by the coding sequence ATGTGTGGAATAGCCGGTATTGTTGGCGCCCAGCATGACTATTTGGCCGATGCTGCAGACGTTCGCCGTATGTGCGGAACAATTGTGCACCGCGGGCCAGATGATGAAGGGATTTACGTATCGGGCCGCGTTGGACTGGGCATGCGACGATTGAGTATCATTGATTTATCCACCGGCCACCAACCCATCCACAACGAAGACCGGACCATCTGGGTAGTATTCAACGGCGAAATCTATAATTTCCCGGAATTGCGCCCGCAACTGGAAGCTCGCGGCCACCGTTTTTATACGAACTCCGATACGGAGGTGATTGTTCACTTATATGAAGACTACGGGGCCGATTGCGTGCACAGCTTGCGTGGAATGTTTGCATTTGCACTCTGGGATGAAAAACAGCAGCGCCTGTTGCTTGCACGTGATCGCTTTGGCAAGAAGCCGCTACATTACGGGCTAAGCGAAGGGCGGCTGCTGTTTGGCTCTGAAATCAAGGCGTTGCTGGCTGGCGCTCCCGAACTTGTTGACCTTAATCCGCAAGGATTGCTCAACTTTTTCTACTTTGGCTATATCCCAGATCCTCTGACTGCTTTTACTCAAATCCAGAAGCTGCCTCCAGGGCATCTGCTTGAATTTGCTGACGGCGAAATCAGAGTGCGCCAGTATTGGAACTTACCCGCTTATGGCACCTATGAGCCCAAATCGGAAGAGCAATGCCTGGAAGAACTCGAGCATCGGCTCAATGAGGCAGTGCGGATTCGTCTGATGAGCGATGTGCCTCTGGGCGCATTGCTCAGTGGAGGCGTGGATTCTTCAACTGTCGTCGCCATGATGGCCCGCGCGAGTTCGCGCAGAGTCAAGACATTTTCGATTGGCTTTTCCAGTCAGGACTTCAACGAAGCAGACCATGCCCGCACGGTCGCGCGACACTTTGACACCGAACACCATGAATTGTTTGTCGAGCCCAATATCGAACAGACTCTTAATGAGTTAACGCGCTTGCTTGAAGAGCCCTTTGGTGATTCTTCAATCGTCCCTACTTATCACGTTTGCCGCATGGCCCGGCAGCATGTGACCGTCGCCCTGGCGGGAGACGGTGGTGACGAACTTTTTGCAGGCTATGACCGCTATGAGTCCTATCTTCGACGCAGGCGGCTTGGCGTCTTTCCTCCGGGGATGGGCCGTTGGTACCGCAATCGCATTCATCCGCTAGTTCCTACCGGATGGCTCGGTCGCAGGTTCCTGTTCAACCTTTCTCTACCGCTGCGTGATCGTTATTTGGATGAGGTCTCTTTGCTGCCGGCCTGTGTTCGGGAGCGGTCTCTTTTTACGGAGGATTTTATGGATTGGGCTGATACTCAAGTATCGCCATACGATCGCTTCCGACATTATCTGGAAGAAAGACCTGCGTCTGATCCACAGAGTGAAGTCCTTTATCTTGATGCGAAGACCTACTTGCCTGCGGATATTTTGACCAAAGTGGACCGCATGAGTATGGCGACGTCTTTGGAAGTGCGGGCTCCGCTGCTGGACCATTGCTTTGCCGAATGGGCTGCACAATTGTCACCACGCTGGAAGATACGTCTTGGCCAATCGAAATACATTCTCAAAAAACTGGCAGAGCGGCTTGGGGTTCCTCGTGACGTTCTGTATCGCCGGAAACAAGGTTTTTCAATGCCGCTTGTGCATTGGTTCCGGCAGAAACACCAACCAGGTCTCATGGATATTCTGCTCGAACCTAAGACGCTGCAGCGTGGGTATTTCAATGGGAACGAAATAAAACGCCGGCTGCTCGAACATCGGCAGGGAA
- a CDS encoding CpsD/CapB family tyrosine-protein kinase, which produces MDRNFYGLTRNSTAAYSRVTQDMDSDLEGLNPLPEFSVAVPPNPRLVAMMEKEGVGAEKFRMLAARLEYLRKQRQLKKLVITSTLKGEGKSVISANLALTLARRQRTLLIDGDLRQSGLRDLFGNHDLLGLTDWWEEAADITDFLRRVNEFPLWYLPPGEATGEPLEILQSQRMSEMLTQVAEWFEWVIIDSPPLAAVADPNVWATQADGTLLVVEQAKTPKKLLGKTLEGIENLKVIGVVVNGSQDTSHQYYGQYYKNPRK; this is translated from the coding sequence ATGGATAGAAACTTTTATGGTTTGACCCGCAATTCGACAGCAGCATATTCACGGGTGACGCAAGACATGGATAGCGATCTGGAAGGACTGAATCCGCTCCCTGAGTTTTCTGTCGCTGTGCCTCCAAATCCTCGTCTGGTGGCCATGATGGAGAAAGAAGGTGTGGGTGCTGAAAAGTTCCGAATGCTGGCCGCCCGTCTAGAGTATTTGCGGAAGCAACGGCAACTCAAGAAACTTGTGATTACCAGCACCCTCAAGGGCGAGGGGAAAAGTGTGATCTCAGCCAACTTGGCCCTCACTTTGGCTCGACGCCAAAGAACACTACTCATTGACGGTGATTTACGCCAGTCAGGATTAAGAGATCTTTTCGGAAATCACGATCTGCTTGGTCTTACCGACTGGTGGGAGGAGGCCGCAGACATCACAGACTTTCTACGGCGCGTCAATGAATTCCCGCTTTGGTACTTGCCACCCGGCGAAGCCACGGGAGAACCACTCGAGATTTTACAGTCTCAGCGAATGTCGGAAATGCTGACTCAAGTCGCGGAATGGTTCGAGTGGGTCATTATTGATTCGCCCCCGCTGGCGGCAGTAGCAGATCCCAATGTTTGGGCCACTCAGGCAGACGGCACACTGTTGGTCGTCGAACAAGCAAAGACACCTAAGAAGCTGCTGGGAAAAACCTTGGAAGGCATTGAGAATTTGAAAGTGATCGGCGTCGTGGTGAATGGATCTCAAGATACGAGTCATCAGTATTACGGGCAGTACTACAAGAATCCCCGAAAATAG